One Fibrobacter sp. genomic window, TTTGCTCTGCAACTTCATAGTGTGCGTACCTACGCTAGCTACTATATCTGGTTCCCGGATTACAATGCTGTAGAGGGTATGCAGGTTTGGCCTTACAATCCAGTTGCGGATGAGTCTGTCCTTGATTCTCTGGAAGATCATTCCATCACTGTTTCCTTTACAAAGGAATCCTTTGTCGATAGCGCCTTCAAGAATATCGACTTGCTGGACGGTGGTTATCTCAAGGAAATCGGAGTGTCCTTCAAGCCTTATGTGGCAGACGATATTTATGGCCGTGTGCTGATTGATGGAGAATACGTTCCCTTTGAGTACAATCTCTCCAACTTCCAATCCATGCAGCTGCGTTACCACTATTCCCAGATTGACACTGGCGATGGAAAGGCAAACCTTTCTGTTGTGTTCAGGGCAAAGATCTTCGCTGCTGGAGTCGACTTCTCCAAGGCCGAAATTTCTCCGGATGGTGTCATCTATATCGACATGAAGAATAACGTGGAATTGTGGAAGAAGTTGAACGAACGTTTTGTTCCGAGCTTCCAGCCGCTGCGCTACAACTTCATTAATGAGGCTGGTGAAGATAGTACCGCCTATGTCAAGGACATATGGAAGGGTATTGCGGCAGATGTAGGTGAAAACACCTTGATTAACGGAAACTTTGCTTCTCCCTTTACTACCGACTGGATTCTTGTGACTCAGTTTGGCGGCAAGGCTGACACCTCCGTGGTTGTGGAGAAAAAGTCCGGCGAAAGCATCATGAACGTGAATGTAACCGCTGGTGGTGACAGCTCCTTCAGTGTTCAGCTCCTGCAAGAAAATGTGGCCCTGATTGCTGGCGTACGCTATAAGTGCATCTTTACCATCTGGTCTGATGTGGAAGGCGAAATCACGGCACGCATCGGTTCTTACTCCACGTTTAAGACCATCGGCTTCTCGGAGCATGTCCCAGTTAGAAAGAGCGGCCAGTCTGTGGAAATCGAGTTCACGCCCGAAGTCAGCGATCCGTTTGCCCGTTTCGAACTGAACCTGGGTAAGCAGAAACGCAAGTTCTGGATCAAGGAAGTGAAGGTCTTGAGACTCACGAAGTAGTTTCATCTCAAAAAGCTCGTAGGGTGCCTTCCCAAGAAAATTGAACATTATATTGTCCCGCAAAATAGCGGGATTTTTTATTTCGCCTTTATCCTTTATCCTTTAACCTTTCTACTTTTATAGTACTATGGCTATTATTCCTACTCTCAAAGACAATCTCGTTATCGAGAATATCCGCCCGAACATCGAGGGCGGCCGTTTCATGATCAAGCGCGAACCGGGCGACACCGTCACCGTGCAGGCAGACATCTTCCGTCACAGCCACGAGAAGTACGATGCCGCCATCTTCTTCCGCCATGTGCCCGCAGAGGCTCCTGCCAAGAAGACTACTAAGACTGCCAAGTCCACAAAGGCTGCAGCCGTCAAGTGGGAACAGGCTCCCATGCATTTCGTGGATAACGACCTTTGGGAAGGCTCCTTTACCGTCAATAACATCGGTTACTACGAATACAAGATTTGTGCCTGGACCAAGGAACCTAAGGATGTTCCTACCGAAAGTCCGGTGATGAAGCTCCGTGTGGACCCCGCCTACGCCCGTACCGGTACCTGGTACGAAATGTGGCCCAAGTCCCAGGGCACCGACCCCACCAAGAGCGCTACCTGGAAGGACTGCGAAAAGCAGCTGGACTACATCGCCGACCTTGGCTTCGATACCGTTTACCTGGTGCCTATTCATCCCATTGGCGTTACCAACCGTAAGGGCGCCAACAACGCCCTCCACGCCAAGACCGACAAGAAGGGTAAGCCCCTGGAACCGGGATGCCCCTACGCCGTTGGTAACAAGTTCGGTGGTCACTACGCTACCGACCCTGAACTGGGCTCCATGAAGGACTTTGAACACTTTGCAAAGGCCGCCCGCGGTAAGGGCCTGCGCCTTGCTCTGGACATCGCCCTCAACTGCTCTCCGGACCATCCTTACGTAAAGGAACATCCGGAATGGTTCTACCACGAACCCGATGGCTCCATTAAGTTTGCTGAAAACCCGCCCAAGAAGTACGAAGACATTTACCCCTTCGACTACTACAACAAGAACTACAAGGAACTGTGGCAGGAAATCGAAAACATCATCCTGTTCTGGGCCGATAAGGGCGTGGAAATCTTCCGTATCGACAATCCCCACACCAAGCCGTTCCCCTTCTGGGAATGGCTCATCGCCGACGTGAAGGAAAAGCGTCCGGAACTGGTGTTCCTGGCAGAAGCCTTCACCCGCCCCAAGATGATGCATCGTCTGGCAAAGTCCGGCTTCGACATGAGCTACACCTACTTCGCATGGCGTAGCGCCAAGTGGGAATTCGAACAGTACCTGAAGGAACTGACTCAGTCCGACGCCAAGGAATACATGCGCGGTATTTTCTTCCCCACCACACCGGATATCTTCCCCAAGTATCTGGCCTACAAGGGTGCAAATGCCTTCAAGCAGCGTTACTTCCTGGCTGGTACCCTTTCTAGCCTTACCGGTATGTACAACGGTTACGAACTCTGCGAAAATATTCCGTCTCCCATCAAGGAAGAACTGCAGGATTCCGAAAAGTACCAGTACAAGGTTCACAACTGGGCTGGCCCCGGCATCCAGGACTTCGTTCGCCGCGTGAACACCGCCCGCCTGGAACATCCGGCTCTCCAGGAATACGACAACCTGGACTTCCACTACTGCGCCAACGACCAGCTCATGGTTTACTCCAAGAAGACTGGCGATGACGTTCTCCTGTTCGTCTGCAACATGGACATGGACAACGCCCAGGAAGGCATGGTGGAACTGGACATGGCAAAGCTTGGCCTCGACAACGACAGCTTCTTCTTCCTGAAGGACCTGATCACCGACGAATCCTTCGTCTGGCGCGGCAACAAGAACTTTGTCCGTCTGGATCCGAACAAGGCTCCTGGTCATCTGCTGGTTCTTAAGCGTATCTAATCTACGCTATACTTCGTTGCTCAAGCTCTCACGTATGTCTTATACGCTACGAGCTTTCGCGCCTTGTCTAGCTTGATTATCTACGCTTAAGAAAATGCTGCGCATCTAATCTGCGCTTAAGAAGAATTCGTAGGAATTAATAAAAAGAACGTCGCGACATTCGGCCCGCGGCGTTCTTTATTCTTATTTTTAAAACATGACTCGTGAACTTGTTATCAATGGTATTTATCGTCATTTCAAGAATCTCTACTACTGCGTAGAGTCTGTGGCCAAGCATTCCGAAACGGAAGAAGACTATGTGGTCTATCGCAAGATGTATGGCGATAAGGGACGCTGGATTCGCGAGAAGCAAATGTTCCTGAGTGAAGTAGACCGAGAAAAATATCCCGAGATTTCGCAACGGTATCGCTTTGAATATTTGAGACTGCAGTCCGAAAGAATATTCCTGCGCCCGTGGGAAGACGGTGACGCGTCCCGCCTATTTGAACTGGCTTCAGATCCTGACATCGGTCGCCGTGCCGGCTGGAAACCTCACGAATCGGCGGAAGAAAGCTTAAGCATTATCCAGAATGTCTTTAGAAACGATAGCACCTGGGCCATTGTGCTTAAGGAATCCGGCGATGTCATTGGCGCCATGGGCTATGGCCCTTCC contains:
- a CDS encoding carbohydrate binding domain-containing protein — translated: MRFFLSIVSFACLASVGLLSVACSDDKNTAGIEIGNPSIADKDTIPDTPIVVPPVEDVPVALPLTAEFTVDYSDVESVKVAKVLSKSAAKDEPLLLDSFALQLHSVRTYASYYIWFPDYNAVEGMQVWPYNPVADESVLDSLEDHSITVSFTKESFVDSAFKNIDLLDGGYLKEIGVSFKPYVADDIYGRVLIDGEYVPFEYNLSNFQSMQLRYHYSQIDTGDGKANLSVVFRAKIFAAGVDFSKAEISPDGVIYIDMKNNVELWKKLNERFVPSFQPLRYNFINEAGEDSTAYVKDIWKGIAADVGENTLINGNFASPFTTDWILVTQFGGKADTSVVVEKKSGESIMNVNVTAGGDSSFSVQLLQENVALIAGVRYKCIFTIWSDVEGEITARIGSYSTFKTIGFSEHVPVRKSGQSVEIEFTPEVSDPFARFELNLGKQKRKFWIKEVKVLRLTK
- a CDS encoding alpha-1,4-glucan--maltose-1-phosphate maltosyltransferase — protein: MAIIPTLKDNLVIENIRPNIEGGRFMIKREPGDTVTVQADIFRHSHEKYDAAIFFRHVPAEAPAKKTTKTAKSTKAAAVKWEQAPMHFVDNDLWEGSFTVNNIGYYEYKICAWTKEPKDVPTESPVMKLRVDPAYARTGTWYEMWPKSQGTDPTKSATWKDCEKQLDYIADLGFDTVYLVPIHPIGVTNRKGANNALHAKTDKKGKPLEPGCPYAVGNKFGGHYATDPELGSMKDFEHFAKAARGKGLRLALDIALNCSPDHPYVKEHPEWFYHEPDGSIKFAENPPKKYEDIYPFDYYNKNYKELWQEIENIILFWADKGVEIFRIDNPHTKPFPFWEWLIADVKEKRPELVFLAEAFTRPKMMHRLAKSGFDMSYTYFAWRSAKWEFEQYLKELTQSDAKEYMRGIFFPTTPDIFPKYLAYKGANAFKQRYFLAGTLSSLTGMYNGYELCENIPSPIKEELQDSEKYQYKVHNWAGPGIQDFVRRVNTARLEHPALQEYDNLDFHYCANDQLMVYSKKTGDDVLLFVCNMDMDNAQEGMVELDMAKLGLDNDSFFFLKDLITDESFVWRGNKNFVRLDPNKAPGHLLVLKRI
- a CDS encoding GNAT family N-acetyltransferase; amino-acid sequence: MTRELVINGIYRHFKNLYYCVESVAKHSETEEDYVVYRKMYGDKGRWIREKQMFLSEVDREKYPEISQRYRFEYLRLQSERIFLRPWEDGDASRLFELASDPDIGRRAGWKPHESAEESLSIIQNVFRNDSTWAIVLKESGDVIGAMGYGPSCDCGLPAVGDEPTVGYWVGKPYWNQGYCTEALELMLDYMRERGRYGSVVSGHFVDNPASGRVMEKCGFIATGEECLCPELYGGEDRPLRVLRLKF